The genomic region ATGTTTTTTGCCTCTTTGCCAGGCAGCTCGTTTGCAGTTAACAAGCCACAGAGCCTGTGCATCTTGCCCCAGCGagctctgtgggcagcagcactgcccagcccactGCCCACCCCTGCCTTGCAGCAAGGGGGCACAATCTTGTGCTTGCAGCCTGTGTGACTGGGGCAGGGGACCTTGGGATGCTTACATATGCCCCTGATGCGGTCCCATCCAGAgcttgtgctgctggcaccaccCGACACCTTGCACCCCAAAAATGAGCAGGGTGCTTGCCAGCTGGGCACTGGGTCATGGCCTCTCCCCTGTGTGACTCAtctgggctgggacagggatGAGACAGACTTTTAGTAGAAGGCTACTCAGCCTCGCACTGGGCACAGAAATgccacctcccagcccagccatgtgccagcccagctctgcacacCCCACACGGGTCCTggctgctgaggctgggatGGACCCATGTCCCATGGGGCACAtcatctgtcctggctggggGAAAAGCCCATCTCTGTCCCCTCTGGGCTGACAGTGGCAGCAGTGCATATTGCAAGGCCCATGTCACTGCAGGGGTATGCCACCACACTCGGCCCAAGCTGGAGATTTCTCATGGCTTTGTGCTGGGACACATCATGTGGCCGAAGCCTGGCCAAGGAGTGCCCAGGGCCCTCCAGCTACCGGCCCGGTTTGCCGGGGCTGCTGTGAGAGgcacagccccttccctccacACAGATCGCAGCTCAGCGTgcaagcagctggaggagcagagcctgctccagcagccagcctgccctgggtCATCACCGGGGAGCGGTCATCATTAGTTTCCAGAGTGTACAACCTAGGCAGGGGGTGGtcccagcactgctccctcTCAGACCCAAGGGCTTGGGGCATCTCTGCACCCAGGTCTCACCTGCTCTGTGTCCACAGGTGTTCAGCGGGAAGCGCCCTGAGTcggagctgcagccccagccccagagcaccTTCCGCAAGccccccacaccaccaccccccgaAGCTGGGGGCCAGCACTCCCTCACCTGCCTTGTGCGGGAGCGGGACCTCTCACTCTTCGAGAAGCTGGGTGATGGCTCCTTTGGTGTTGTGCGTCGCGGCGAGTGGTGCACGCCTGCTGGCAAGACGGTGAGGGGCTGCTCATGGTGAGGGGGGGGCAGTGGGACCATCTTGCAGTAGGGGGAAGATGCTTTGGGGCTCATCCCCACTTTTGGCCGTAGCTGAATGTGGCAGTGAAGTGCCTCAAGACGGATGTGCTGAGCCAGCCAGAGGCACTGGACGACTTCATCCGGGAGGTGAACGCCATGCACTCCCTGGACCACAGGAACCTCATCCGCCTCTATGGCGTGGTGCTCTCCCACCCCATGAAGATGGTGAGTGTGGGGGGACGGGGCTGACCTCGATACTGCCCTGTGGTGGGGTCCCGTGTGGTGGGGTTACCAAAGTCAGGCTGGGTCTGTACCTGGAGTCCTCCCACTGGCATCCTCAGTGGGCCACAAGAAGGCTGGACAGCCCCTAGCCTGACCGACCTGCTGTCCCCTCCCCGTGGCCCAGGTGACAGAGCTGGCCCCGCTGGGCTCCCTTCTGGACCGCCTGCGGAAGAACCAGGGTCATTTCCTCATCTCCACCCTCTGCCAGTATGCCATCCAGGTGGCCAAGGGCATGGCCTACCTGGAGTCCAAGCGCTTCATCCACCGTGACCTGGCCGCACGCAACATCCTGCTGGCCTCCAACGAGCTGGTCAAGATTGGGGACTTTGGGCTGATGCGGGCCCTGCCCAAAAATGATGACCACTACGTGATGCAGGAACATCGCAAAGTCCCCTTTGCCTGGTgagctgtggggagggagggggaccTGGGGGTGCAGCACCCACGACCTTCTGATGTTCATGTCCTTCTCTGCACAGGTGTGCTCCTGAGAGCCTGAAGACACGCACCTTCTCCCATGCCAGCGACACCTGGATGTTTGGGGTGACCCTCTGGGAGATGTTCACCTACGGGCAGGAGCCTTGGATCGGCCTCAACGGCAGCCAGGTGGGTGCACAGCAGGgacctgccccccacccccctcacccTGGTAGTGCTGGGGGGGGACCTGGGACCCCCTGACAGCACCCGTTGCCCCACAGATCCTGCACAAGATAGACAAGGAGGGTGAGCGGCTGCCACGGCCTGAGGACTGTCCCCAGGATATCTACAATGTCATGTTGCAGTGCTGGGCACACAAGCCCGAGGACCGACCCACCTTTGTGGCTCTGCGGGACTTCTTGGTGGAGGTGGGTGAGGTGGGGTCCGGGGGACAGGAGCCCTGGCAGCCTTCTCCACCGGCTCTGCTCAGGCATGGGCAGGGTTAAGGGTATCACCAAGGCAGGAGGTGATGCTGGGGGGCTCAGGtcaggcagccctgcaggctgggaGGTGGCAGCTGGTGGTGTGGTCATGTCATCGGGAGGACCCTGAGTGCCACCTTGCCCTCGCCCATCCCAGAGATGTCACAGCTGAGGAGGGGCTGGGAGTGGTGATACTGTCTCTTGCCTATTTTTGGCACTCCCCTGCCCTGTGTGGGGTTGGGCCTGGCCTCAGAACAGGGCAGGGATGTACGCAGGGGGCTGTGTCCCCTGTCCTcaccccccctctccccccaggCCCAACCCACTGACATGAGGGCGCTGCAGGACTTTGAGGAGCCTGACAAGCTGCACATCCAGATGAACGACATCATCACTGTCATCGAGGGCAGGTATTGCACAGGGTGGGAGGGCAGCTACCGCATGGCcgggtggggggcagcaggtATTGCATGGCAAAGCACAGACCAGCTGGCAGCTTCAGGACTGCCAGCCTCATTGGGGACAAGGGACCCCAGGAAGGGGGAGACTGTCggcactggcagagctgtggggagcagctgatGGCATGcggggggggctctgccccttcCAGCACACCCGGCTGTGTACGCTGCGGGCAGGCAGAGTGCCCTGGCTCCCCTGGGGGGTGTGCAATCCCCCAGGCACCACAGTACCACGGGGCCACCAGGGTGCGGGGGTCACAGCCCACACTGTCTGTCCCCCCGACTCACCCCGCTGTGCCTGTGGCTTTGCCCTGGGGAAGCGCACCCCAGGGGTGCTGCCCAGTGATGGCGGTGGGGATGTGCCACCAGCACCTGGGGACGCGCAGCTGTCATGGCTGGGAGAGGCACTGTGGGGCTCGGTGCCACAGTAACCCCCTGTGCTGCCATGGGCTTCGCTCCTCTGTCACTGCCACCCACCCCAGGGCACGGCCACCCCCCCTCCACAGCCCTGGGGCACCTGCGGACTGGGGGGACCTTCGTTGTTCCCACATATCCGGCTTGGGGACAGCGAGGACCCCCCCAGGGGAGCTCAGCGTCCCTTTGCCCTGCTGGCGCAAGGGAGGCCGGCCCCACCGGCCCCGGGGGGTGAGGAGAGAGGCTCCGTCCTgcccctccccgccgcgggccggCTCCCCGCGGTTAGTCACGGCCCGGGGTGAATCAGGCCGGATTTGTGTGTCTGCAGGGACCGGCTTTCTCCGCGGCCGCCGCCAGGGATGACTCTTGCCCAGGGTCTGGCGGTTTAattgcagggaggggaggggaggggaagggaagcgGCGTCGGcggagggagggaaaggagggagggagggagcggcGGAGGGCGGCGCGGACGCGCCAGAGCGCCTGCATCGTCCCCGCCGCCGCATCACGGCCGGGTCGGGGGTCCCGCTCccgcggccccccgccccgccgccggccccagGTGAACCGCGGAGCGTGGGGACGGGGGACCGTGGCCGCGCTGAGGGATGCCGACGGGTCGGGGAGGGCCGGGAGCGCGGTGGAGCCGGGGCGCAGCctcccctgcctcagtttccccggGGGACGCCGGTCCCCGGTGGGCTCTGATCGGCACGTTTTGGGGGTGCAGGGTCCGGGCCGACGGGGTGGGCTCTGCAGCCGAGAGCGGTGGCAGGAGCCCCAGCGGCTGCCGGTTGCTTCCGTAGGGGAGCCCCCtccccgtgcctcagtttccctgcgGGCGGCTGCCCCCCACCGCGCTGCCGGCGGGGATGCCCGGGCCGGGaggggggggtgcggggggctcCTCCAGGGGGCCGCATCCGGCCCCGCCGAGGCCGCCCGGGGCACCGtaaacaccccccaccccttttcaAGCCCCTGCCTGTCGTTCGGCGGGCGCCGGGCGTGCGTACGTGTGTGTGGGCAGGAGCAGCGACCTACCTGGAAGTCCCCCCCGGGGACCCAGCCGGCcgcgggggggggctggggcagggccggAGCGGGTTTGTGCCGGGGGTCCGAACCCGGAGCCGGTGGGACGAGGCGGGGAGCGGAGGGGCCGGCCCGgccacagcatccctgtggcGGGATGCAGCCGTGCCGGGAGGGCGAGCGGAGGGGACCTCCCGGGGCGGAGAGCCGTGCCACCCCCGGTCCCGTCGGGGTGAGGGGGGTGCCCGATACCGGCTGGGCTCTGCCGCCCTCTCGCCGAGGGGTCCCGGTGCTGAGTAAGGCGGCTGGCTGGCGGCGAGCGGGAAAGGTAAACAGGAAAAGGGCTGAGCTGGTGGCCGGGGGTGACTCACAGGTGACTCCAGGAAACCGTCGGGCCCGTGCCAGCCTCGCCGGGCTGGCACCGCACACCGCccgccaccccctgccctgcccgtgGGCAGCAGGGCCCTGGCAGACAGCGAGGAGGGTGGGTTAGGGTcacagcacacacacccccccgcaGTCGTTTGGCACGATGTTGGGTGGGGGGCACAGCTTGGGGTGTCCTCCCCTGGCCCCTACCTTCCCtatccccccccaccccccacgcCAGTTCTCCTGGGCTAGGTGACCACCCCgtgcctcccctgccccagaggTGGCTGCATCCTGAAACAGGCAGCTCCTGAACGGCTCCTGCGGCACACTGGGGACCAGCACCCCAAGGTGGCCTGGCCCACTCGGGTGCCTCCAGGAGGTTTCACAGCCTGAGTCCCGCTGCCTGcccatctccccctgcccacaccaGCCTGCATGGGGCTCACCAATAATGTAGGAAGAGAGCGAGGGAGACCCCACAGTCCCCTGTCCCCCCCGGCAGTTTCCCCCATGGGACTGGGATACTTGAGGGTTCATCGTGGGACCCCCAGGTGTGTCCCCTGTGCCGTCCTTGGCTGCGTGTGATGCAGGGGGACTAGTGGTGAGCAGCTCGGTGAAGGCATCACCCCAAGGCTCCTGCATAGTTTGGGGCCgctgagggaaggaagaggcaCATCTTTCTGGGCACAAGTGGGGAGCTTTGTTCCCCACCACCCACATCCCCAGCACCACCTGATGCAGGGGCCATGCTGGGTGGGAGGCAGAGCATGCTGCTGTCACGGGGCTGGGATCCTGAGTGCCTGGGTTCCCTTCCCCCTTGTGCCACCACCTTGCCTGCATGGACTTGAATGAGTCACCTCGCCTCCTCCCCTGTCACTGGGACAGGTGAGTGTCCCTCTGCCATCCCCTCATCAGTAACGAGGTCCTTTTTATTCCTTAGGGCCGAGAATTACTGGTGGCGGGGTCAGAATAAGCGGACCCTAAAAGTGGGCCAGTTCCCCCGAAACACGGTGACCTCGGTGGCAGGGCTGTCGGCCCACGACATCAGCCAGCCGCTTAAAAACAGCTTCATCCACACAGGCCATGGAGACACCAACCCGCAGCACTGCTGGGGGTTTCCCGATAAAATTGATGAGTAAGAAactttttgtcttctctgcaTTCCCTGCCTGatccctgccttccctgctgctcgCCGGGCATGGCAGCGAGGCACAGCTTGAtccccccccactgcccccccgGCTTGTGAAgcatctcttccctcctgctgtaCTGGGGATGGTGGCTCCGGGTAGGGTTCCTGCGGCTGGACTAACTCCCTCGCCTCTCCTTACTAATAGGGTCAGGGACATGGGGGGCTGCTGTGTTTGTGGGGGGCTGTCCCAGGGAGGAGCCCCTTTTCCtagccctgcagcccctcgtGGCTGTCCCAGGGTGGGGAAACACCTTTAGGCACTGCTCCGGAGGTGGCCATGTTACCCCAACGCTTTTGGAGTGTCACAGGGCTGCTAAACGCGCGCCTTTCAGCACCTGCGTGGAGGGAAGcagcggggtgggggtgcagcccagccccacgctTTTAACAGCATGActtctaaaaagcaaaacatgaaaaaaaatcgACGAAAATTCTTCCCTCCACCTCCTTCCGGCTGCACCAGGGGACATTCCGGTTGGTCTGTGATGGTGGGGGGTCAGGTGCCCATGCCCCCCTGCCAGGTGGGACTGGCCATGCCCAGcgtgggtgctgggtgcagggggacagtGGGCAGGGGTGCCTTGGCGCAGGGCAGAGGGCATGGGGGGTGCCTGCCAGCGCTGAGCTGGGGGGGCGTGGGAGGGCTGTGTGTGGGGGGCAGGATAGGATTTCAAAGCCTGGAAAGCTCCTGCTGGGAAGAGCCAGCTCCTGTGCTGAGCTCAGCACGTCCCCTGGGATCGTGATCCCCACTGCTGTTTGGCATCCCGCTGCCGGTGCCCTCGGTCCCAGGCTGACCCCATCACGACACCCTGTGCCATGGGCTGTGCCGGCAGCCCCCGGAGGGCTGAACGGAGGCGCCATGCGCGCGGACCTGGCTCGTGCCCCGGCAGgcctccccgcgccccgctgCGTGGGCACAGGCGCTGGGTACGTGCTGCCCGGGCCGCCGAGAACACCGAGCCCGGCACACGCCCAGGCCTTCGGGCTGCACCGGCTCCCGCCGGCTCCCTGCCTCACCGTGCCTGGCTTGCGGTGGCTCGCCCGGGCCTCCCGGCACCCCACCGGCGTGCCATACTGGGGCGCCGTGCCCTGGGCACAGCATCGTGCCGCAGCaccccagtgctgggggtgTGTCCCAGGCACCGCACCCTGCGCCAGTGCCCTGGGCATGGCACCCTGCTTGCGATCCCCTGGGTACGGTGCGTCACGCGCATGGAGCCAGAGAGGGATGGGTGACACCAGGACCAGGACGGCACCAGGCTCTGTGCCGCAGCACTGAAAGCCTCTGGGGTGTGGTGCCCCAGTGGTCCTGACTGGGGCATGGTGTGTGgtggaggggctgtggggtgtTCCAAGGGACAGGGTGCGGGGCCCCCACTGACCCCCAGGTGCTCTTCTCTCTTCCCACAGGCTCTACCTGGGAAATCCCATGGACCCTCCTGACATTTTAGGTGTGGACCCAAGTGCTGCCAGACCCACACAGCTTCCAGGCAGGGCTAAAAGTGAGCGGCTTTTCCCATTCCCCCTGGCCATTGGCTGCATGAAGCCCCCATGTCTGTGCCCTGGTGCCAGGGTGATGGGCTGGACcttctcctttctgtctctctgctgCCGCTTGCTTTTTGCagcccaggggagctggggtgaCAGGGCACGTTGTCACCTGGCTATatgccactgccagcagcctgggtgGCCCATGGGTCTGCCTGGCTGgactctgccctgctgcccttcaTCTGGGTCCCTTGTCCCCTCCCAGCGTCTTACAGCTGGGCTTCCCAGTACAGGGGACCTTAGCGGAGCTGCCACAGGGAGGGAGCGTAGGGGCTGGGTGTGTGCAGCAGCCCCTCTAAACCTGCAATTTTCCCTTGGCGGGGCTGCCCACCACATCCTTCCCACACCCCACTGGTGACAGGGGACACGATGAAGCATGCACCCTGCTAATAAGCACTCTGGCTGCCACTTGCTCCACGCGCTCACCCTGTGTCTCCCCTCCTCTCGGGCTCTCTCTTCTGCAGGGCAACCACCTCCGCGCCCGCCTCAGCCTGCCGTCCTGCTCACCAGTAAGTTGGGCTCTTTGAGGTGCTGCTCTCCCTCTTTAGTGccccccttcttttctttcttagctccttctgtcccctctgcccctgggGTACTGCTGTGCACCTGTGGGTGATGGCATCTGTGGTGGGACACAGATGTGGAGCAGGGTGGCCAGCCTGGGGTACCCTGCCCtttcccaccctgcagccccctggccCCCGCCCTGGTGTCCATTGCGGTGCCCAGGGGGGGAGCAAAGGTGGCTGAAGCTATGGAGTGATCTGGGGGCTTGGGGATGTAGATGCCCTTCTTTGCACCCCAGGGATGGGTCCCGGACCCTCACCATTCCTCTCTGTCTCCCCTTAGAGCCCTGCTACGACCCTGTcagtgaggaggaagagggttTGCCGGGGGGTCTCCGGAAGCTCTGCCTGAAGAAGCCAGGCACAGGGAAGGGTCTGCGACCGGCCAAGCCATCGGCACGGGTACCAGGCACCAAGGTGGGCGAGCGGCAACCTGGCCGGCTGGCAAGCGAGGGGCCAACAGGCGGAGAGGTGACTCTCATCGATTTTGGGGAGGAAGTGCCCCAAGGTAGCCCCTCGCCAGTGGGGGAGCTGACAGCCCCATCATTGGCCAAGCTGGCCATGGAGGCCTTCTCCCTACTGGACAAGACCCCACCACAGAGCCCCACACGGGCGCTACCCCGGCCCCTCCACCCCACACCGGTGGTGGACTGGGATGCCCGCCCTTTACCTCCACCACCTGCCTATGATGACGTGGCACAGGACGAGGATGATTTTGAAGTCTGCTCCATCACCAGCCCCCCAAGCCGGCGGGGCAAGACCAATTATGGCTTTGTGGATGAGAGCGAGCGGGGACCAGTGCTGGAGGACAACCTGTTCCTGCCCCCCAAGGAGACCAAACAGCCCAGCATGACGCAGACCACCGAGCTCtttgaggagctgcagcaggagtgCATGAAGAGGCTCAATGTCCCGCTGGGACTGGCTGTCCCCACCGATGACAAGCCCCAAATCCCACCCcgtgtccccatcccaccccgGCCCCTACGCCGCAATGAGCCTGGGCGCTGGTCGGGGGAGCTTTCCCCAGCTTCGGGGGGCGAGGAAGACCGGCCGCCCCAGATTCCCCCACGGGACCCACTGTCACAGCCCACCTCCCGGACACCCAGCCCCATGGCCCTGCAGGTGGGCTCCCCCCAGCAACGTGCCGCCCTCTGTTCCTGCCTCTCCACCTCGCCAGGGAAGCCCATGCCCACCACACAGAGCTTCGCCCTTGACCCCAAGTATGCCACCCCCAAGGTCATCCAGGCACAGGGCAAGGACTGCTCCAAGGGACCCTGCATCCTGCCCATCGTGAAGGATGGGCAGAAGGTCAGCAGCACCCACTACTACCTGCTGCCTGAGCGCCCTGCCTACCTGGACAAGTACGAGAAGTTTTTCAAGGAGGCCAAAAGCCCTGAGGAGGTGCCAGCATCCCGCCTGGTCACCACAGCCACTGTCCGTCCCATGGTACAGCAGCCGCCGCCAGACTGCAAGGCCAACTTCTCCTCCAACAACAGCAACCCTGGGCCCAA from Falco rusticolus isolate bFalRus1 chromosome 13, bFalRus1.pri, whole genome shotgun sequence harbors:
- the TNK2 gene encoding activated CDC42 kinase 1 isoform X5; the encoded protein is MPPRSPSWQCPMGPDCSPSPAMLAPLLSGRCRAAIFPAHPIPLRWRREAGGMLGMLPAPEPPPIPLQVPSRLPPHLPCLPRPWLLMMLPAPPPSCLHRIPTGGLHRAGVWGERGCQHSAGAGSDATTSLLECRNRDSSRTVGLPSRQEDSDPRLGSGNFLPCDPKPGSSPRHPQAGAGVSAEPPARHCAAATAAAPAMGERCDYQRLSSAEEEEEMLGPLPHSFSDSTGQRALRLGSGHPMPSPGQDIAPGMPCRRRLSCSMQAEEGTDWLLELLTELQLQQYFLRIRDELNVTRLSHFEYVKNEDLEKIGMGRPGQRRLWEAVKRRKAMCKRKSWMSKVFSGKRPESELQPQPQSTFRKPPTPPPPEAGGQHSLTCLVRERDLSLFEKLGDGSFGVVRRGEWCTPAGKTLNVAVKCLKTDVLSQPEALDDFIREVNAMHSLDHRNLIRLYGVVLSHPMKMVTELAPLGSLLDRLRKNQGHFLISTLCQYAIQVAKGMAYLESKRFIHRDLAARNILLASNELVKIGDFGLMRALPKNDDHYVMQEHRKVPFAWCAPESLKTRTFSHASDTWMFGVTLWEMFTYGQEPWIGLNGSQILHKIDKEGERLPRPEDCPQDIYNVMLQCWAHKPEDRPTFVALRDFLVEAQPTDMRALQDFEEPDKLHIQMNDIITVIEGRLYLGNPMDPPDILGQPPPRPPQPAVLLTKPCYDPVSEEEEGLPGGLRKLCLKKPGTGKGLRPAKPSARVPGTKVGERQPGRLASEGPTGGEVTLIDFGEEVPQGSPSPVGELTAPSLAKLAMEAFSLLDKTPPQSPTRALPRPLHPTPVVDWDARPLPPPPAYDDVAQDEDDFEVCSITSPPSRRGKTNYGFVDESERGPVLEDNLFLPPKETKQPSMTQTTELFEELQQECMKRLNVPLGLAVPTDDKPQIPPRVPIPPRPLRRNEPGRWSGELSPASGGEEDRPPQIPPRDPLSQPTSRTPSPMALQVGSPQQRAALCSCLSTSPGKPMPTTQSFALDPKYATPKVIQAQGKDCSKGPCILPIVKDGQKVSSTHYYLLPERPAYLDKYEKFFKEAKSPEEVPASRLVTTATVRPMVQQPPPDCKANFSSNNSNPGPKCLVKASCSLQKIVYDGPDGCRPADKIRLVQDTVHGVTTEECQAALQNHGWSVQRAIQYLKVEQLFCLGLKSRVECHRVLEMFDWNLAQASSHLLDPYSTARQKR
- the TNK2 gene encoding activated CDC42 kinase 1 isoform X4, with translation MPPRSPSWQCPMGPDCSPSPAMLAPLLSGRCRAAIFPAHPIPLRWRREAGGMLGMLPAPEPPPIPLQVPSRLPPHLPCLPRPWLLMMLPAPPPSCLHRIPTGGLHRAGVWGERGCQHSAGAGSDATTSLLECRNRDSSRTVGLPSRQEDSDPRLGSGNFLPCDPKPGSSPRHPQAGAGVSAEPPARHCAAATAAAPAMGERCDYQRLSSAEEEEEMLGPLPHSFSDSTGQRALRLGSGHPMPSPGQDIAPGMPCRRRLSCSMQAEEGTDWLLELLTELQLQQYFLRIRDELNVTRLSHFEYVKNEDLEKIGMGRPGQRRLWEAVKRRKAMCKRKSWMSKVFSGKRPESELQPQPQSTFRKPPTPPPPEAGGQHSLTCLVRERDLSLFEKLGDGSFGVVRRGEWCTPAGKTLNVAVKCLKTDVLSQPEALDDFIREVNAMHSLDHRNLIRLYGVVLSHPMKMVTELAPLGSLLDRLRKNQGHFLISTLCQYAIQVAKGMAYLESKRFIHRDLAARNILLASNELVKIGDFGLMRALPKNDDHYVMQEHRKVPFAWCAPESLKTRTFSHASDTWMFGVTLWEMFTYGQEPWIGLNGSQILHKIDKEGERLPRPEDCPQDIYNVMLQCWAHKPEDRPTFVALRDFLVEAQPTDMRALQDFEEPDKLHIQMNDIITVIEGRLYLGNPMDPPDILGVDPSAARPTQLPGRAKRQPPPRPPQPAVLLTKPCYDPVSEEEEGLPGGLRKLCLKKPGTGKGLRPAKPSARVPGTKVGERQPGRLASEGPTGGEVTLIDFGEEVPQGSPSPVGELTAPSLAKLAMEAFSLLDKTPPQSPTRALPRPLHPTPVVDWDARPLPPPPAYDDVAQDEDDFEVCSITSPPSRRGKTNYGFVDESERGPVLEDNLFLPPKETKQPSMTQTTELFEELQQECMKRLNVPLGLAVPTDDKPQIPPRVPIPPRPLRRNEPGRWSGELSPASGGEEDRPPQIPPRDPLSQPTSRTPSPMALQVGSPQQRAALCSCLSTSPGKPMPTTQSFALDPKYATPKVIQAQGKDCSKGPCILPIVKDGQKVSSTHYYLLPERPAYLDKYEKFFKEAKSPEEVPASRLVTTATVRPMVQQPPPDCKANFSSNNSNPGPKCLVKASCSLQKIVYDGPDGCRPADKIRLVQDTVHGVTTEECQAALQNHGWSVQRAIQYLKVEQLFCLGLKSRVECHRVLEMFDWNLAQASSHLLDPYSTARQKR
- the TNK2 gene encoding activated CDC42 kinase 1 isoform X8, which codes for MRRFQALHRSFPFLTRFRLYRRLSCSMQAEEGTDWLLELLTELQLQQYFLRIRDELNVTRLSHFEYVKNEDLEKIGMGRPGQRRLWEAVKRRKAMCKRKSWMSKVFSGKRPESELQPQPQSTFRKPPTPPPPEAGGQHSLTCLVRERDLSLFEKLGDGSFGVVRRGEWCTPAGKTLNVAVKCLKTDVLSQPEALDDFIREVNAMHSLDHRNLIRLYGVVLSHPMKMVTELAPLGSLLDRLRKNQGHFLISTLCQYAIQVAKGMAYLESKRFIHRDLAARNILLASNELVKIGDFGLMRALPKNDDHYVMQEHRKVPFAWCAPESLKTRTFSHASDTWMFGVTLWEMFTYGQEPWIGLNGSQILHKIDKEGERLPRPEDCPQDIYNVMLQCWAHKPEDRPTFVALRDFLVEAQPTDMRALQDFEEPDKLHIQMNDIITVIEGRAENYWWRGQNKRTLKVGQFPRNTVTSVAGLSAHDISQPLKNSFIHTGHGDTNPQHCWGFPDKIDELYLGNPMDPPDILGVDPSAARPTQLPGRAKRQPPPRPPQPAVLLTKPCYDPVSEEEEGLPGGLRKLCLKKPGTGKGLRPAKPSARVPGTKVGERQPGRLASEGPTGGEVTLIDFGEEVPQGSPSPVGELTAPSLAKLAMEAFSLLDKTPPQSPTRALPRPLHPTPVVDWDARPLPPPPAYDDVAQDEDDFEVCSITSPPSRRGKTNYGFVDESERGPVLEDNLFLPPKETKQPSMTQTTELFEELQQECMKRLNVPLGLAVPTDDKPQIPPRVPIPPRPLRRNEPGRWSGELSPASGGEEDRPPQIPPRDPLSQPTSRTPSPMALQVGSPQQRAALCSCLSTSPGKPMPTTQSFALDPKYATPKVIQAQGKDCSKGPCILPIVKDGQKVSSTHYYLLPERPAYLDKYEKFFKEAKSPEEVPASRLVTTATVRPMVQQPPPDCKANFSSNNSNPGPKCLVKASCSLQKIVYDGPDGCRPADKIRLVQDTVHGVTTEECQAALQNHGWSVQRAIQYLKVEQLFCLGLKSRVECHRVLEMFDWNLAQASSHLLDPYSTARQKR
- the TNK2 gene encoding activated CDC42 kinase 1 isoform X2: MPPRSPSWQCPMGPDCSPSPAMLAPLLSGRCRAAIFPAHPIPLRWRREAGGMLGMLPAPEPPPIPLQVPSRLPPHLPCLPRPWLLMMLPAPPPSCLHRIPTGGLHRAGVWGERGCQHSAGAGSDATTSLLECRNRDSSRTVGLPSRQEDSDPRLGSGNFLPCDPKPGSSPRHPQAGAGVSAEPPARHCAAATAAAPAMGERCDYQRLSSAEEEEEMLGPLPHSFSDSTGQRALRLGSGHPMPSPGQDIAPGMPCRRRLSCSMQAEEGTDWLLELLTELQLQQYFLRIRDELNVTRLSHFEYVKNEDLEKIGMGRPGQRRLWEAVKRRKAMCKRKSWMSKVFSGKRPESELQPQPQSTFRKPPTPPPPEAGGQHSLTCLVRERDLSLFEKLGDGSFGVVRRGEWCTPAGKTLNVAVKCLKTDVLSQPEALDDFIREVNAMHSLDHRNLIRLYGVVLSHPMKMVTELAPLGSLLDRLRKNQGHFLISTLCQYAIQVAKGMAYLESKRFIHRDLAARNILLASNELVKIGDFGLMRALPKNDDHYVMQEHRKVPFAWCAPESLKTRTFSHASDTWMFGVTLWEMFTYGQEPWIGLNGSQILHKIDKEGERLPRPEDCPQDIYNVMLQCWAHKPEDRPTFVALRDFLVEAQPTDMRALQDFEEPDKLHIQMNDIITVIEGRAENYWWRGQNKRTLKVGQFPRNTVTSVAGLSAHDISQPLKNSFIHTGHGDTNPQHCWGFPDKIDELYLGNPMDPPDILGVDPSAARPTQLPGRAKKPCYDPVSEEEEGLPGGLRKLCLKKPGTGKGLRPAKPSARVPGTKVGERQPGRLASEGPTGGEVTLIDFGEEVPQGSPSPVGELTAPSLAKLAMEAFSLLDKTPPQSPTRALPRPLHPTPVVDWDARPLPPPPAYDDVAQDEDDFEVCSITSPPSRRGKTNYGFVDESERGPVLEDNLFLPPKETKQPSMTQTTELFEELQQECMKRLNVPLGLAVPTDDKPQIPPRVPIPPRPLRRNEPGRWSGELSPASGGEEDRPPQIPPRDPLSQPTSRTPSPMALQVGSPQQRAALCSCLSTSPGKPMPTTQSFALDPKYATPKVIQAQGKDCSKGPCILPIVKDGQKVSSTHYYLLPERPAYLDKYEKFFKEAKSPEEVPASRLVTTATVRPMVQQPPPDCKANFSSNNSNPGPKCLVKASCSLQKIVYDGPDGCRPADKIRLVQDTVHGVTTEECQAALQNHGWSVQRAIQYLKVEQLFCLGLKSRVECHRVLEMFDWNLAQASSHLLDPYSTARQKR